The proteins below are encoded in one region of Telopea speciosissima isolate NSW1024214 ecotype Mountain lineage chromosome 10, Tspe_v1, whole genome shotgun sequence:
- the LOC122643515 gene encoding protein MAIN-LIKE 1-like gives MRERVEQTGLGRTTQVVSPKLDTPVVHALADHWWPSTHTFPLPVGEVTITPLDFFMITGIPFSRRPISLTPSIQMKSIGEISDLLGFKVTSSVILLTILKKEWDNRVIDDNSPEELLDQAAWSFLLYLVSIVLFCEGQGRTNTFLACFFENFEETESFEWGGSAYAHFLKMLDRIAFGAPGRIDCAYVLWVWCYGVLGIHAPCLPNEAAPYIPRATRWGKAGCSFIDELQVRLQLNDLTVNWVHWQYYDEEQIDDPDD, from the exons ATGAGGGAGAGAGTGGAGCAGACAGGTCTTGGACGTACTACCCAGGTAGTCTCCCCAAAGCTTGATACACCAGTAGTTCATGCTCTCGCGGACCATTGGTGGCCGTCGACTCATACCTTTCCTTTGCCTGTTGGGGAGGTAACCATTACTCCCTTAGATTTCTTTATGATCACTGGGATCCCTTTCTCTAGGAGACCTATCTCGTTGACTCCCTCAATCCAAATGAAATCTATCGGGGAAATTAGTGACCTCCTAGGTTTCAAGGTGACTTCCAGCGTCATTCTCTTGACCATTCTAAAGAAAGAGTGGGACAACCGAGTAATTGATGATAACTCCCCTGAAGAGTTACTAGATCAAGCTGCTTGGagttttctcctttatcttGTCTCCATTGTCCTCTTCTGTGAAGGACAGGGTCGTACAAATACTTTCCTTGCCTGtttctttgaaaattttgaagagaCAGAGTCCTTCGAATGGGGTGGGTCTGCTTACGCCCACTTCTTGAAGATGTTAGATCGCATTGCTTTCGGCGCGCCTGGCCGTATTGACTGTGCCTATGTTCTTTGG GTATGGTGTTATGGAGTCCTGGGGATTCATGCCCCTTGTCTCCCTAATGAAGCAGCTCCCTACATCCCCAGAGCGACTCGTTGGGGGAAGGCAGGGTGTTCCTTTATTGATGAGCTACAAGTGCGCCTCCAGCTCAATGACTTGACAGTCAATTGG GTCCACTGGCAATACTATGATGAGGAGCAGATTGATGATCCTGATGACTAG